From one Treponema denticola genomic stretch:
- the purE gene encoding phosphoribosylaminoimidazole carboxylase, whose translation MKPLVIILMGSSSDMGHAEKIASELKSFGIEYAIRIGSAHKTAEHVVSMLKEYEALDRPKLYITIAGRSNALSGFVDGFVKGATIACPPTSDSFAGADIYSSLRMPSGISPALVLEPKNAALLAARIFSLYDKEIAASVKSYMESNAQKIIEDDSKLKNKFMAE comes from the coding sequence GTGAAACCTCTTGTAATAATACTTATGGGTTCATCTTCGGATATGGGCCATGCAGAAAAAATAGCTTCGGAGTTAAAGAGCTTTGGAATCGAGTACGCTATAAGAATAGGCTCGGCTCATAAAACGGCGGAGCATGTTGTTTCTATGCTAAAAGAATATGAAGCCCTTGATAGGCCGAAACTTTATATTACTATTGCAGGAAGAAGTAATGCTCTTTCCGGCTTTGTGGATGGTTTTGTAAAGGGGGCTACAATAGCCTGTCCTCCTACATCCGATAGTTTTGCAGGAGCAGACATTTATTCTTCTCTTAGAATGCCCTCGGGAATTTCTCCGGCCTTGGTGTTGGAGCCTAAAAATGCAGCCCTCCTTGCCGCAAGAATCTTTTCTCTTTATGATAAGGAAATAGCGGCTTCAGTTAAATCTTATATGGAATCAAATGCCCAAAAAATAATTGAAGACGATTCCAAATTAAAAAATAAATTTATGGCGGAATAA
- a CDS encoding phosphoribosylaminoimidazolesuccinocarboxamide synthase yields MISRNAAFRESNLSLPSKQTGKVRDWYSPEEGKRLIVTTDRISAFDRVLTALPYKGQVLNQLSLWWFENTKDIIKNHIISCPDPNCIIVTEVKPLPIEVIVRGYITGVTSTALWYRYSLGERNIYGYDFPEGLKKNQALPTPIITPTTKGGPTGHDERLTCDEVVSQGYLSKEEWDFVQKAALALFERGQKSAKEAGLILVDTKYEFGVDKNNDILLIDEVHTPDSSRYWKLDTYEQRLKEGKEPENFDKEFVRMAYAAKGYRGDGEIPELDENIWNEAIQLYITAYEKLTKSKFVPGEYPAEERIVKNLKKAGLM; encoded by the coding sequence ATGATTTCACGAAATGCAGCTTTTAGAGAATCTAATTTGTCTCTCCCTTCAAAACAAACCGGAAAGGTAAGGGATTGGTACTCGCCCGAAGAGGGGAAACGCTTGATTGTAACTACCGATAGAATTTCTGCCTTTGACAGAGTCCTTACAGCCCTTCCATACAAGGGACAGGTTTTAAACCAGCTTTCTCTTTGGTGGTTTGAAAATACCAAGGATATAATCAAAAATCACATAATATCTTGTCCGGATCCTAACTGCATTATCGTAACTGAAGTAAAACCTCTCCCGATAGAGGTTATTGTACGGGGCTATATTACAGGTGTAACATCTACAGCCCTTTGGTACAGATATTCTTTAGGTGAAAGAAATATATACGGATATGATTTTCCTGAAGGCTTGAAAAAAAATCAGGCACTTCCTACGCCGATTATAACCCCTACTACAAAGGGCGGCCCTACAGGCCATGATGAAAGACTTACCTGCGATGAGGTTGTTTCGCAAGGTTATCTGTCAAAAGAAGAATGGGACTTTGTTCAAAAAGCGGCCCTTGCTCTTTTTGAAAGGGGGCAAAAAAGTGCAAAAGAAGCAGGCTTGATTTTAGTAGATACAAAATACGAATTCGGTGTGGACAAAAATAATGATATTCTTTTAATAGATGAGGTTCATACCCCCGATTCTTCACGCTATTGGAAACTCGATACTTACGAACAAAGATTAAAGGAAGGGAAGGAGCCCGAAAACTTCGATAAAGAATTTGTAAGAATGGCCTATGCAGCAAAAGGGTACCGAGGCGACGGAGAAATCCCCGAACTCGATGAAAATATCTGGAATGAGGCTATTCAGCTTTATATCACGGCCTACGAAAAATTGACAAAATCAAAATTTGTTCCGGGCGAATATCCGGCTGAAGAACGCATAGTAAAAAACTTAAAAAAGGCAGGCTTAATGTGA
- a CDS encoding SDR family NAD(P)-dependent oxidoreductase codes for MKKIAVVAGGSSGIGLEITKALVLKDYFVYTMSRREFLSLPQEKSKHISLDITDEENLTKAFSDIWEKEGRIDLAVCASGFGISGAVEFTSLAEAKKQMDVNFFGAFLFIKTAASYMRPQSFGKIFVISSIAGEIAIPFQGFYSASKAALGKLLEAFRAELQPFGVDCALIMPGDVATPFTAARNKSNLGDDVYNGRISKSVSKMEKDEQKGMSPESLGKFVASLAEKRKAGFFYPYNWTYSFLLLLYRILPRGIALFIVKKLYAE; via the coding sequence ATGAAAAAAATAGCGGTAGTAGCGGGAGGCTCAAGCGGTATAGGTCTTGAAATTACAAAGGCCTTGGTTCTAAAAGATTATTTTGTTTACACCATGAGCCGCAGAGAATTTTTAAGTTTACCTCAAGAAAAAAGTAAGCATATCAGCCTTGATATTACGGATGAAGAAAATCTTACAAAAGCCTTTTCCGATATTTGGGAAAAAGAAGGGCGGATTGACTTAGCCGTCTGTGCATCGGGGTTCGGTATTTCAGGCGCTGTGGAATTTACAAGCCTTGCAGAAGCAAAAAAACAAATGGATGTAAACTTTTTTGGAGCTTTTTTATTTATAAAGACTGCCGCTTCATATATGAGACCCCAATCTTTTGGAAAGATATTTGTGATCAGTTCTATAGCCGGAGAAATCGCCATTCCCTTTCAGGGCTTTTATTCGGCATCAAAGGCTGCCCTTGGCAAGCTCTTAGAAGCTTTTAGAGCGGAACTTCAGCCCTTCGGTGTTGACTGTGCCCTAATCATGCCCGGAGATGTTGCCACCCCCTTCACGGCCGCAAGAAATAAGTCAAATCTTGGGGATGATGTTTATAATGGGAGAATTTCAAAAAGCGTTTCCAAAATGGAAAAAGACGAGCAAAAGGGAATGAGCCCTGAAAGCTTAGGAAAATTCGTCGCCTCTCTCGCCGAAAAGCGGAAAGCCGGATTTTTTTATCCTTACAATTGGACTTACTCCTTTTTGCTGCTTTTATATAGAATTTTACCCCGCGGCATCGCTCTTTTTATCGTAAAAAAACTATATGCCGAATAA
- a CDS encoding single-stranded DNA-binding protein: MKSLNSLIIEGNMVREPVLKTTANGTDICTFSIASNRNYKKDDAFVQETSYFDVESWASLAKLCEQNGAKGRGVRVVGRIKQDRWVGTDGKNYSKVKVVAEHVEFKPIFKNAGEKTKAKEEVLIEEKVMAF, encoded by the coding sequence CATTAAATTCACTCATTATTGAAGGAAACATGGTTAGGGAACCTGTTTTAAAAACTACGGCAAACGGAACAGACATCTGTACTTTTTCTATTGCTTCAAATAGAAACTACAAAAAAGACGATGCTTTTGTGCAGGAAACTTCTTATTTTGATGTAGAATCGTGGGCAAGTCTTGCAAAATTATGCGAACAAAACGGAGCTAAGGGCAGGGGAGTCCGCGTTGTAGGCAGAATTAAGCAAGATAGGTGGGTAGGTACCGATGGTAAAAACTACAGCAAAGTAAAAGTTGTTGCAGAACATGTAGAGTTTAAGCCCATCTTTAAAAATGCAGGCGAAAAAACAAAGGCAAAGGAGGAGGTGCTTATTGAAGAAAAAGTAATGGCATTTTAA